One region of Scophthalmus maximus strain ysfricsl-2021 chromosome 15, ASM2237912v1, whole genome shotgun sequence genomic DNA includes:
- the dhrs7 gene encoding dehydrogenase/reductase SDR family member 7 isoform X3: protein MECCIASALWCLIPLYLLVHLLCFMFADADFTLLWASVTGHRPETKLKSLVVWVTGASSGIGEELAHQLARCGSRLILSARREDELNRVKHRCLDCSNLQDEDILVLPLDLLERTSHEEKAKTAIQYFGHIDILINNGGRSQRSLCLETSVDVYQALMELNFLGTVSITKKVLPHMTRRGSGSIVTVSSLAGLAGVPLSTGYSASKHALQGFFNSLRNELTDSPNILISTVCPGPVQSQIVHNAFTEELNKCQGNVDRTTALPPVLLRLAVRSHICLAPNELDEQEKGAELQSWSGCRLCILH, encoded by the exons ATGGAGTGTTGCATTGCATCCGCACTCTGGTGTCTTATACCACTGTATTTACTCGTTCACCTTTTGTGCTTCATGTTCGCGGACGCAGACTTCACTCTGCTGTGGGCGAGTGTGACCGGACACCGTCCAG AGACCAAGCTGAAAAGCCTGGTGGTGTGGGTCACCGGAGCTTCCAGTGGTATTGGAGAGGAACTGGCCCACCAGTTGGCCAGGTGTGGATCACGTCTCATCCTGTCTGCTCGACGTGAGGATGAGCTAAACCGGGTGAAACATCGCTGTTTAG ATTGCTCCAACCTCCAGGATGAAGATATTCTTGTTCTTCCACTTGATTTGTTGGAGAGGACATCGCATgaggaaaaagcaaaaactGCAATCCAATACTTTGGACAT ATTGACATACTTATTAACAATGGCGGCCGAAGCCAACGCTCGTTGTGCCTGGAGACTAGTGTTGACGTGTACCAGGCCTTGATGGAGCTAAACTTCCTGGGCACGGTCTCCATCACCAAGAAGGTGCTGCCTCACATGACGCGTCGAGGAAGTGGGAGCATCGTGACCGTCAGCAGCCTGGCTGGCCTTGCTGGGGTGCCCCTGTCGACAGGATACTCTGCCAGCAAACACGCTCTTCAG GGTTTCTTTAATTCCCTTCGAAATGAACTGACTGACTCTCCAAACATACTCATCAGCACAGTGTGTCCGGGGCCTGTGCAGTCACAGATTGTCCACAACGCGTTCACAGAGGAGCTAAACAAG TGTCAAGGAAATGTGGATCGCACAACAGCCCTTCCTCCTGTTCTACTACGCCTGGCAGTACGCTCCCACATTTGCCTGGCTCCTAACGAACTTGATGAGCAGGAAAAGGGTGCAGAACTTCAAAGCTGGTCTG GATGCCGACTCTGCATACTTCACTAA
- the dhrs7 gene encoding dehydrogenase/reductase SDR family member 7 isoform X2 produces MECCIASALWCLIPLYLLVHLLCFMFADADFTLLWASVTGHRPETKLKSLVVWVTGASSGIGEELAHQLARCGSRLILSARREDELNRVKHRCLDCSNLQDEDILVLPLDLLERTSHEEKAKTAIQYFGHIDILINNGGRSQRSLCLETSVDVYQALMELNFLGTVSITKKVLPHMTRRGSGSIVTVSSLAGLAGVPLSTGYSASKHALQGFFNSLRNELTDSPNILISTVCPGPVQSQIVHNAFTEELNKPLATAGNQEHKMPTSRCVHLMLVGISNSVKEMWIAQQPFLLFYYAWQYAPTFAWLLTNLMSRKRVQNFKAGLPCRCTRCG; encoded by the exons ATGGAGTGTTGCATTGCATCCGCACTCTGGTGTCTTATACCACTGTATTTACTCGTTCACCTTTTGTGCTTCATGTTCGCGGACGCAGACTTCACTCTGCTGTGGGCGAGTGTGACCGGACACCGTCCAG AGACCAAGCTGAAAAGCCTGGTGGTGTGGGTCACCGGAGCTTCCAGTGGTATTGGAGAGGAACTGGCCCACCAGTTGGCCAGGTGTGGATCACGTCTCATCCTGTCTGCTCGACGTGAGGATGAGCTAAACCGGGTGAAACATCGCTGTTTAG ATTGCTCCAACCTCCAGGATGAAGATATTCTTGTTCTTCCACTTGATTTGTTGGAGAGGACATCGCATgaggaaaaagcaaaaactGCAATCCAATACTTTGGACAT ATTGACATACTTATTAACAATGGCGGCCGAAGCCAACGCTCGTTGTGCCTGGAGACTAGTGTTGACGTGTACCAGGCCTTGATGGAGCTAAACTTCCTGGGCACGGTCTCCATCACCAAGAAGGTGCTGCCTCACATGACGCGTCGAGGAAGTGGGAGCATCGTGACCGTCAGCAGCCTGGCTGGCCTTGCTGGGGTGCCCCTGTCGACAGGATACTCTGCCAGCAAACACGCTCTTCAG GGTTTCTTTAATTCCCTTCGAAATGAACTGACTGACTCTCCAAACATACTCATCAGCACAGTGTGTCCGGGGCCTGTGCAGTCACAGATTGTCCACAACGCGTTCACAGAGGAGCTAAACAAG CCTTTGGCCACAGCTGGTAACCAGGAACACAAGATGCCAACAAGTCGCTGTGTGCATTTAATGCTGGTGGGAATTTCCAACAGTGTCAAGGAAATGTGGATCGCACAACAGCCCTTCCTCCTGTTCTACTACGCCTGGCAGTACGCTCCCACATTTGCCTGGCTCCTAACGAACTTGATGAGCAGGAAAAGGGTGCAGAACTTCAAAGCTGGTCTG CCTTGCCGTTGCACCCGTTGTGGCTGA
- the dhrs7 gene encoding dehydrogenase/reductase SDR family member 7 isoform X1 — protein sequence MECCIASALWCLIPLYLLVHLLCFMFADADFTLLWASVTGHRPETKLKSLVVWVTGASSGIGEELAHQLARCGSRLILSARREDELNRVKHRCLDCSNLQDEDILVLPLDLLERTSHEEKAKTAIQYFGHIDILINNGGRSQRSLCLETSVDVYQALMELNFLGTVSITKKVLPHMTRRGSGSIVTVSSLAGLAGVPLSTGYSASKHALQGFFNSLRNELTDSPNILISTVCPGPVQSQIVHNAFTEELNKPLATAGNQEHKMPTSRCVHLMLVGISNSVKEMWIAQQPFLLFYYAWQYAPTFAWLLTNLMSRKRVQNFKAGLDADSAYFTKAKTH from the exons ATGGAGTGTTGCATTGCATCCGCACTCTGGTGTCTTATACCACTGTATTTACTCGTTCACCTTTTGTGCTTCATGTTCGCGGACGCAGACTTCACTCTGCTGTGGGCGAGTGTGACCGGACACCGTCCAG AGACCAAGCTGAAAAGCCTGGTGGTGTGGGTCACCGGAGCTTCCAGTGGTATTGGAGAGGAACTGGCCCACCAGTTGGCCAGGTGTGGATCACGTCTCATCCTGTCTGCTCGACGTGAGGATGAGCTAAACCGGGTGAAACATCGCTGTTTAG ATTGCTCCAACCTCCAGGATGAAGATATTCTTGTTCTTCCACTTGATTTGTTGGAGAGGACATCGCATgaggaaaaagcaaaaactGCAATCCAATACTTTGGACAT ATTGACATACTTATTAACAATGGCGGCCGAAGCCAACGCTCGTTGTGCCTGGAGACTAGTGTTGACGTGTACCAGGCCTTGATGGAGCTAAACTTCCTGGGCACGGTCTCCATCACCAAGAAGGTGCTGCCTCACATGACGCGTCGAGGAAGTGGGAGCATCGTGACCGTCAGCAGCCTGGCTGGCCTTGCTGGGGTGCCCCTGTCGACAGGATACTCTGCCAGCAAACACGCTCTTCAG GGTTTCTTTAATTCCCTTCGAAATGAACTGACTGACTCTCCAAACATACTCATCAGCACAGTGTGTCCGGGGCCTGTGCAGTCACAGATTGTCCACAACGCGTTCACAGAGGAGCTAAACAAG CCTTTGGCCACAGCTGGTAACCAGGAACACAAGATGCCAACAAGTCGCTGTGTGCATTTAATGCTGGTGGGAATTTCCAACAGTGTCAAGGAAATGTGGATCGCACAACAGCCCTTCCTCCTGTTCTACTACGCCTGGCAGTACGCTCCCACATTTGCCTGGCTCCTAACGAACTTGATGAGCAGGAAAAGGGTGCAGAACTTCAAAGCTGGTCTG GATGCCGACTCTGCATACTTCACTAAGGCCAAGACCCACTGA
- the pcnx4 gene encoding pecanex-like protein 4 produces MVRMGPDVPLLNEYKQEFFWKRFPQTVLGGPRFKLGYCAPPYVYVNQVVLFLTPWLFGGIGTLLCQLQLLQELHAAVLSGMLMFGAAAGVQALALYAAGRSGTVERLGAPNILVDEEEVEFTHCVSPETVRFIAPGKRFGLNVVLHTALAGLLCGFGTWYVFLGRLTGLYSSIGVSLVVFVLSWVTLCIAEYSLIVNTATETATFQAQDTYEITPLTRPLYIFIFIAVDLAYRFSGSAPELQLASQVLHVLFLFLPLLWALGILPPLDALLLWGMEQALVFGLGGSPMSSNLRLLLMFGVSAGVAVCNYFIPSTLGVVLFSISMGFLLSLDLSQVATLCRGPGAAFGDRGFHRGGSPSPPRSFGWNLGCRELLVYLSLLLVAMAEAGLLHHFLGSVQSQSLVTGPQAPVSYLLLILFCLCWALREIQGAYVFGGVFLNPLYPKGMSSVQTFKQRSRGLYIAAAIRRVLLYLVSPFAMVAFLSMDKSLQLLHRASLCVGFTRAFRVVWQSSEDALLQMVVVVLVQLATGKNMLPGWDNLGTGVQLLLVGLVIDRLNQFLAKLKFTLTVLVTSWTETKQRRQSAGTLLALNTSLCPLLLAVVALSALLSAPLLPLFTLPIFLVGFPRPQRSWPGPVGTACPCTDSIFYQQMSGSLASALRTAFARGSLGPLAPGSHFLGRFQDRMVWIMILERGYGYCTVNIKGLELQETSCHTVEARRVDEVFEAAFERPERLGFTQGFNLHWGNALTPCAALAVRVYSDARNVLSGIIDCHDNLRKLQDDFLKVLVWLLLRYCVQRHKGFLWSSEDVPGVGGRKSQSSQLAHTTCNQPPEAVMVESNVSSLRFRQDSSSLTSFGDWSDEDDLFGPQPARRTVALVTAEAQPGHTALQTGASLPGSVEMGSLFENMALSALQPLQPLGLGIGMPAVDRGRNPEAFRDSPSSVPHLNFSCPQSEVFNLPLGWRTAPLLPSRLLQLRTLFPEDWFRFTLGRFGPTVQGETSEDMTKALKEDEALKELHAQVALSCLISLGAESAFTSPSYVYRLYCGDVPWTEGLEWLASSKELYQLSLQAFRFSFKLLFDQASLGPMESLDELFSTLEEYERDWYIGLVTEKGWHDSVLQEKPFLFSLGHDLAMGTYTGRVLSLQEQLVQVGRLNGEGVRGQWANLSWELLYATNDDEERYSIQAHPFMLRNLTVQAADPPLGYPIYSSAPLHFPCL; encoded by the exons ATGGTTAGAATGGGGCCAGATGTGCCCCTTCTTAATGAGTACAAGCAGGAGTTCTTCTGGAAGCGCTTCCCCCAGACAGTGTTGGGGGGCCCGCGCTTCAAGTTGGGCTACTGTGCCCCACCATATGTCTACGTTAATCAGGTAGTCTTGTTCTTGACACCATGGCTTTTCGGAGGCATCGGTACTCTGCTctgccagctgcagctgctccaggaGCTCCACGCCGCGGTGCTCTCTGGTATGCTTATGTTCGGGGCTGCAGCGGGTGTCCAGGCCCTGGCGTTGTATGCCGCCGGGAGGAGTGGCACAGTGGAAAGACTTGGTGCACCCAACATCCTGGTtgatgaagaggaagtggaattCACCCACTGTGTTAGCCCAGAGACGGTCCGATTCATTGCACCTGGGAAGAGGTTTGGGCTGAATGTAGTGTTGCATACAGCACTCGCTGGGTTGCTCTGTGGCTTTGGAACATGGTATGTGTTCCTTGGCAGACTGACTGGTCTCTACAGCAGCATTGGTGTATCCCTGGTAGTCTTTGTCCTGAGCTGGGTGACACTGTGTATAGCTGAGTATTCCCTCATTGTAAATACCGCCACAGAGACGGCCACTTTCCAGGCACAGGACACTTATGAGATCACCCCTCTCACCCGGCCCCTCTACATTTTTATCTTCATCGCCGTTGACTTGGCTTATAG ATTCTCAGGCTCTGCCCCCGAGCTCCAACTTGCCAGCCAGGTTCTCCATGTGCTGTTCCTCTTTCTACCTCTACTGTGGGCACTGGGTATACTGCCTCCCCTGGATGCCCTTCTCCTCTGGGGCATGGAGCAGGCCCTTGTGTTTGGCTTAGGAGGCTCGCCCATGTCTAGCAACCTCAG GCTGCTGTTGATGTTTGGTGTATCTGCTGGAGTAGCTGTGTGTAATTACTTCATCCCATCAACACTGGGTGTGGTTCTCTTCTCCATTTCTATGGGATTTTTGCTGAGCTTGGACCTCAGCCAGGTCGCCACCCTCTGCAGAGGACCCGGGGCAGCCTTCGGGGACCGTGGCTTTCACAGAGGGGGGTCGCCATCTCCTCCCCGTTCTTTTGGCTGGAATCTGGGCTGCAGGGAGCTGCTGGTATATTTGAGCCTGCTACTGGTGGCAATGGCAGAGGCAGGGCTGTTACATCACTTCCTCGGTTCAGTTCAGTCCCAGAGCTTGGTCACAGGACCCCAGGCTCCTGTCAGCTACCTACTCCTCATACTCTTCTGCCTCTGCTGGGCTCTCAGAGAGATCCAGGGGGCCTATGTATTCGGAGGGGTGTTCCTCAATCCGCTGTATCCTAAGGGGATGTCCAGTGTACAGACTTTcaagcagaggagcagaggattATACATTGCTGCAGCAATCAGAAGAGTCCTTCTTTATCTTG tGTCTCCATTTGCAATGGTTGCTTTCCTGTCTATGGACaaatctctgcagctgctccacaggGCATCCCTCTGTGTGGGGTTCACACGAGCCTTTAGGGTG GTTTGGCAGAGCTCAGAAGATGCTCTGCTCcaaatggtggtggtggtcctgGTGCAGCTTGCCACTGGAAAGAACATGCTGCCAGGGTGGGACAACCTGGGAACTGGAGTTCAGCTTCTTCTG GTGGGCCTtgtgattgacagactgaaccAGTTCCTGGCCAAGTTAAAGTTCACCCTGACTGTCTTGGTGACATCTTGGACAGAGACGAAGCAGCGCCGTCAGTCGGCTGGAACTCTCTTGGCCCTGAACACCTCTCTGTGCCCTCTGCTGCTGGCAGTGGTGGCCCTCTCTGCCCTGCTCTCTGCCCCTCTGCTGCCCCTCTTCACTCTGCCCATCTTCCTGGTAGGGTTCCCCAGGCCTCAGCGCAGTTGGCCAGGACCTGTGGGCACCGCCTGTCCCTGCACGGACTCCATCTTCTACCAGCAGATGAGCGGGagtctggcctcagctctgaggACGGCCTTTGCAAGAGGGTCACTTG GTCCTTTAGCCCCAGGCTCTCATTTTCTTGGCCGCTTTCAGGACCGTATGGTTTGGATAATGATCCTGGAGAGAGGATATGGCTACTGTACAGTCAACATTAAG ggGCTGGAGTTGCAGGAAACATCCTGCCACACAGTGGAGGCTCGGAGGGTGGACGAGGTGTTCGAAGCTGCTTTTGAGCGACCTGAGCGGCTCGGCTTCACTCAGGGCTTCAACCTGCACTGGGGGAACGCCCTCACCCCATGTGCTGCACTCGCCGTTCGAGTCTACTCCGATGCCCGAAATGTGCTGTCTGGCATCATTGACTGTCACGACAACTTGAGGAAACTTCAGGACGACTTTCTCAAAGTGCTGGTCTGGTTGCTCCTTCGATACTGCGTTCAGAGGCACAAAGGATTCCTGTGGAGCAGCGAAGACGTGCCAGGGGTTGGAGGCAGGAAGTCCCAGTCTTCCCAGCTGGCCCACACTACCTGCAACCAACCACCTGAGGCTGTCATGGTGGAATCCAATGTGTCTTCTCTCAGGTTTAGACAAGACAGCTCCAGCTTGACCTCCTTTGGTGATTGGTCAGATGAGGATGACTTATTTGGACCTCAACCAGCCAGGCGGACGGTGGCATTAGTGACTGCCGAAGCCCAGCCTGGACACACCGCGCTGCAGACCGGGGCCTCTCTGCCCGGTTCTGTGGAGATGGGCAGTCTCTTTGAAAACATGGCTCTCTCTGCCTTGCAGCCTCTGCAGCCTCTGGGACTGGGCATCGGGATGCCGGCAGTAGATAGAGGCCGAAACCCAGAGGCCTTCAGAGACAGTCCAAGCTCTGTCCCTCATCTGAACTTCAGCTGTCCTCAATCAGAGGTTTTCAACCTACCGTTAGGGTGGAGGACTGCACCGCTGCTGCCATCCCGCCTGCTGCAGCTCAGGACTTTGTTTCCCGAGGACTGGTTTCGGTTCACGTTAGGGCGCTTTGGGCCTACTGTGCAGGGCGAGACCTCAGAGGACATGACCAAAGCCTTGAAGGAGGATGAAGCTTTGAAGGAACTGCATGCTCAGGTTGCACTTTCATGTCTCATCTCCCTGGGCGCTGAGTCGGCCTTTACCAGTCCCAGTTACGTCTACAGGCTTTATTGTGGAGATGTGCCATGGACAGAGGGACTAGAATGGCTTGCCTCCAGTAAAGAACTTTATCAGCTCTCTCTTCAGGCTTTCAG GTTCAGTTTCAAGCTGCTGTTTGATCAAGCAAGCCTGGGGCCTATGGAGTCCCTTGACGAGTTGTTCAGCACCTTGGAGGAATACGAAAGGGATTGGTACATTGGCCTGGTGACAGAAAAAGGCTGGCACGACAGTGTGCTTCAGGAGAAACCCTTCCTATTCTCTCTAGGACATGACCTAGCTATG GGTACCTACACAGGGCGAGTCCTGTCcctgcaggagcagctggtGCAGGTGGGCCGTCTGAATGGAGAGGGGGTACGAGGCCAGTGGGCCAACCTCTCATGGGAGCTCCTGTATGCTACCAACGATGACGAGGAGCGTTATAGCATCCAGGCTCACCCCTTCATGCTGAGAAACTTAACTGTTCAGGCAGCCGATCCCCCTTTGGGATATCCCATTTACTCCTCCGCTCCCCTTCACTTCCCCTGCCTCTGA